From one Idiomarina sp. X4 genomic stretch:
- a CDS encoding DUF6746 family protein, with amino-acid sequence MKLFYTIVAAFVLATSMPGFAQEEQQYQHFKPEPSDNLHQAIMNLNKYNAELQKIIEGDMPPKDMAKVHELTYTLEVALARLSKELDVAANSLEEVHLGSEAMNKQRVEGFGKSYLETLNHVLGKHNQHHNGNHKEHMKHNEHSGHSNH; translated from the coding sequence ATGAAGCTATTTTACACCATCGTAGCGGCTTTCGTTTTAGCCACGTCAATGCCAGGTTTTGCCCAAGAAGAACAGCAGTACCAGCATTTTAAGCCAGAGCCATCTGACAATTTGCATCAGGCCATTATGAACCTGAACAAATATAATGCAGAATTGCAGAAAATCATCGAAGGCGATATGCCACCGAAAGATATGGCGAAAGTGCATGAACTGACCTACACACTAGAGGTGGCACTTGCCCGTTTGAGCAAGGAGTTGGATGTTGCTGCTAACTCGCTGGAAGAGGTACACCTGGGCTCGGAGGCAATGAATAAACAACGTGTTGAAGGCTTCGGTAAAAGCTACCTTGAAACGTTGAATCATGTGCTGGGTAAACATAATCAACATCATAATGGAAACCATAAAGAGCACATGAAGCACAATGAGCACAGTGGTCATAGTAACCACTAA
- a CDS encoding threonine aldolase family protein, with product MTLSIPEKTKQAYSRAAEQANSSLLRQPQRSMAEGLHLLADEVKQNEKRDVYGSGALINDFEDEVAKLLGKPAALFLPTGTLAQPLALRIHADQRQRNGVALHPTSHLMLHEQMGFEALWGLNGTTTGTADKPIALDDLKGVQTSDLSSILLELPMREIGGRLPHWDDLVSQSEWARANDIAMHLDGARLWQVPAAYGCSLAEVCELFDSVYVSFYKDLGAISGAILAGSEAFIEQAKVWTRRAGGNVITQYPQVISARRSLRENLPLMEDAVNYSKALGDALNELDGIRVNPQKPQTAMFHLHFAMNPETLSEKIAAYVSNSGVTILPLPRAEINGESICEIPIGRNAMSQPQSFWLRHFKAFLETL from the coding sequence ATGACACTCTCTATTCCGGAAAAAACCAAACAGGCGTATTCTCGAGCGGCCGAGCAGGCAAACTCTTCTCTGCTGCGTCAGCCACAGCGGAGTATGGCGGAGGGGCTGCACTTATTAGCCGATGAGGTCAAGCAAAACGAAAAACGCGATGTCTACGGCAGTGGCGCGCTTATTAATGATTTTGAAGATGAGGTGGCGAAGCTGCTCGGCAAACCTGCGGCGCTATTTTTGCCAACTGGAACCTTAGCTCAGCCACTGGCGTTACGTATTCACGCTGACCAACGCCAGCGCAATGGCGTTGCTTTACACCCGACCTCGCATTTAATGCTGCACGAGCAAATGGGGTTTGAAGCGCTGTGGGGGCTGAACGGCACAACCACAGGTACCGCTGATAAGCCAATAGCCCTGGACGATTTAAAAGGTGTGCAGACCAGCGATCTCAGTAGTATTTTGCTGGAGCTACCAATGCGGGAAATAGGCGGTCGACTGCCACACTGGGATGATTTGGTTTCTCAATCTGAATGGGCGAGAGCCAACGATATCGCTATGCATTTAGACGGTGCAAGACTTTGGCAGGTACCGGCAGCTTATGGTTGTTCGCTCGCCGAAGTCTGTGAGCTTTTTGATTCGGTTTACGTCAGTTTTTACAAAGACTTAGGCGCTATTTCCGGTGCTATCCTGGCTGGTTCAGAGGCGTTTATTGAGCAAGCCAAAGTCTGGACTCGTCGAGCCGGTGGTAATGTCATTACCCAATACCCACAAGTGATTTCAGCTCGCCGGAGTTTGCGTGAGAACCTGCCACTTATGGAAGACGCTGTGAATTATTCCAAAGCGTTAGGCGATGCGCTGAATGAACTGGATGGAATTCGGGTTAACCCACAAAAACCACAAACAGCCATGTTTCACCTGCACTTCGCGATGAACCCAGAGACCTTGAGTGAAAAAATCGCTGCGTACGTCAGCAATAGTGGCGTGACGATTCTGCCTCTGCCCAGAGCGGAGATAAATGGCGAATCGATTTGCGAGATACCCATTGGAAGGAATGCAATGTCGCAGCCACAAAGCTTCTGGCTACGACACTTTAAAGCATTTTTAGAGACACTGTGA
- a CDS encoding transporter substrate-binding domain-containing protein, giving the protein MSLRFVLALLLMTLSSTFTFNANAQPEEPLKVAVRVNPPFVIEKNGDYQGLAVTLWKDIATQLERPYELHPVSLNNLLTGVEAGKYDLGIGALTITSQRESVIDFSQPFHNAGLAVAVPSNNTSTWWAVTKRFVSFEFLKVILVLSGVLFVAGALVWFFERKENPEEFSEQPINGLGSGFWWAAVTMTTVGYGDKSPRSLGGRVVSLIWMFTCVIIISSFTASIASSLTVSQFQSKVSSANDLPNARVATLGNSATAAWLEQQNIGYESFTDLNAALKKLNAGQLDAVVYDEPILRYSMRTNALNNIRLLPERVLPQDYGFALPQGSELREPLNRALLDTVQSAQWRSELQRYLGQ; this is encoded by the coding sequence ATGTCGCTCCGTTTTGTCCTAGCTCTTCTGTTAATGACGTTATCGTCAACTTTTACGTTTAATGCAAATGCACAACCTGAAGAGCCGTTAAAGGTGGCGGTCAGGGTTAATCCGCCATTTGTTATTGAAAAAAATGGCGACTACCAAGGGCTAGCCGTAACCTTGTGGAAAGACATAGCTACTCAACTCGAGCGACCATACGAATTACACCCCGTTTCTTTGAATAATCTACTTACCGGAGTTGAAGCCGGGAAGTACGATCTTGGTATTGGCGCTTTGACCATCACGTCACAACGAGAGTCCGTCATCGATTTTAGCCAGCCCTTTCACAATGCCGGCCTCGCCGTTGCCGTGCCAAGCAATAACACATCAACCTGGTGGGCGGTCACTAAGCGTTTCGTATCCTTCGAGTTTTTAAAAGTCATCTTGGTTTTAAGTGGCGTCCTTTTTGTAGCCGGTGCTTTAGTTTGGTTCTTTGAGCGCAAGGAAAACCCTGAAGAATTTTCCGAGCAGCCGATAAATGGCTTAGGCTCGGGCTTTTGGTGGGCGGCGGTGACAATGACCACCGTTGGTTATGGCGATAAATCTCCACGTAGTCTTGGCGGGCGAGTGGTCAGTCTTATTTGGATGTTTACCTGCGTCATCATCATTTCAAGCTTTACCGCATCGATTGCTTCATCGCTCACGGTGTCACAGTTTCAATCGAAAGTTAGCAGTGCAAACGATCTCCCCAATGCTCGTGTGGCGACATTAGGCAATTCAGCAACGGCGGCGTGGTTAGAACAACAGAATATTGGCTATGAAAGTTTTACCGATTTGAATGCGGCGCTTAAAAAGCTCAATGCCGGGCAGCTTGATGCCGTTGTCTATGACGAACCCATTTTACGTTATTCAATGCGTACCAATGCGCTTAACAATATCAGACTCTTGCCTGAACGTGTCCTGCCCCAGGATTATGGTTTCGCCTTACCGCAAGGGAGCGAGCTACGGGAGCCGTTAAATAGGGCACTATTAGACACCGTACAGTCAGCACAATGGCGAAGTGAGTTACAGCGCTACCTGGGTCAGTAG
- a CDS encoding DUF885 domain-containing protein produces the protein MRYSIVALAVLGLLTACGQPQESNSGQSSQMAAEQQKQTEQTSQSETERLNQWFENKYEEQLQQSPIQMTFLGRKDRYGDIDDMTVAAEKKQLQWLENSVEELKANFDYDKLGQEAQTSYDVWVYQYEQAKRNAEFRGMGYVFDQMRGAHTFLPQFLINFHRVDGAEDMEAYISRINGGATAIEQLLQRAKQQVENGVRAPRFAYEQVIKEAKGLISGAPFDEEGDSSLLNDAKNKLSALQENDEISAEQADKYEKEVRKALLERFRPSYEALISFLESDIENTDEVATGVHRLENGKAYYNALLKNYTTTDLTADEIHQIGLNEVERLTQEMIAIKDKVGFEGDLQEFFTFIRTDEQFFYPNNDEGAEMYLEDSREYLAYINEKLPEYFGILPKADLIVKRVEPFREQDGAAQHYYPGSPDGERPGIYYAHLSDMSSMPKNEMEAIAYHEGNPGHHMQISIAQELESVPEFRTQAGFTVYSEGWGLYAEQLAKEMGAYENPYSDFGRLTTEIWRAVRLVVDTGMHAKGWTEEEAVKYFQEHTPIAEGAVRSEVRRYLVMPGQATAYKIGMIRILELREEAKEALGDKFDIRGFHDTILGGGALPLHILERRVDQWVEKQKQA, from the coding sequence ATGCGTTATTCCATCGTCGCCCTGGCTGTTTTGGGCTTATTAACGGCCTGCGGACAACCGCAAGAAAGCAATTCTGGCCAAAGTTCTCAAATGGCTGCTGAACAACAAAAGCAGACGGAGCAAACATCACAATCTGAAACGGAACGCCTGAATCAGTGGTTTGAAAACAAATACGAAGAGCAACTGCAGCAAAGTCCCATTCAAATGACTTTCCTGGGTCGCAAAGACCGCTACGGTGACATAGATGACATGACCGTGGCCGCTGAAAAGAAGCAGCTGCAGTGGCTTGAAAATAGCGTTGAAGAGTTAAAAGCCAATTTCGACTACGACAAGCTAGGACAGGAAGCGCAAACGTCGTACGATGTCTGGGTTTATCAATACGAGCAAGCCAAGCGTAACGCTGAGTTCCGTGGCATGGGTTATGTATTTGACCAAATGCGTGGTGCACATACTTTCCTTCCTCAGTTTTTAATTAACTTCCACCGGGTTGATGGTGCAGAAGATATGGAAGCTTATATTTCTCGCATTAACGGTGGTGCAACAGCCATCGAACAGTTATTACAGCGTGCGAAGCAGCAGGTTGAAAACGGCGTTCGTGCGCCGCGTTTTGCTTACGAACAAGTCATAAAAGAAGCGAAGGGGCTTATTTCAGGCGCGCCGTTCGATGAAGAAGGTGACTCGAGTTTACTGAATGATGCTAAGAATAAACTGAGCGCTCTTCAGGAAAATGACGAGATCTCCGCCGAACAAGCCGACAAATACGAGAAAGAAGTACGCAAAGCGCTATTAGAACGCTTTCGCCCAAGTTATGAAGCGCTCATCAGCTTTCTTGAAAGCGACATCGAAAATACCGACGAAGTCGCCACTGGCGTACATCGCCTGGAAAACGGTAAAGCCTACTACAACGCCTTACTGAAAAATTATACGACTACCGACCTGACCGCAGACGAGATTCACCAAATTGGTTTAAATGAAGTGGAGCGGCTGACTCAGGAAATGATAGCGATTAAAGATAAAGTGGGCTTTGAAGGTGATCTGCAGGAGTTTTTCACCTTTATTCGCACTGACGAGCAATTTTTCTATCCGAACAACGACGAAGGCGCTGAAATGTATCTGGAAGATTCTCGGGAATATCTGGCGTATATAAATGAAAAGTTGCCAGAGTATTTCGGGATTTTGCCAAAAGCAGACTTGATCGTGAAACGCGTTGAGCCTTTCCGAGAGCAGGACGGCGCAGCTCAGCATTACTATCCAGGCTCGCCGGACGGTGAGCGCCCGGGCATTTACTATGCGCATTTATCGGACATGAGCTCTATGCCGAAAAATGAGATGGAAGCTATTGCTTATCATGAAGGTAACCCGGGTCACCATATGCAAATTTCCATTGCACAGGAGCTGGAGTCCGTACCGGAGTTTCGTACTCAGGCTGGTTTTACGGTCTACAGTGAAGGCTGGGGCTTGTACGCAGAGCAGCTGGCCAAAGAGATGGGCGCTTATGAAAATCCTTACTCGGACTTTGGCCGCTTAACCACGGAAATTTGGCGGGCGGTGCGTTTAGTTGTGGATACTGGCATGCACGCGAAAGGCTGGACAGAAGAGGAAGCGGTGAAGTACTTCCAGGAGCATACCCCAATCGCAGAAGGGGCGGTGCGCTCAGAAGTGCGTCGCTATCTCGTGATGCCGGGTCAGGCAACCGCGTACAAAATTGGCATGATCCGCATTCTGGAACTGCGTGAAGAAGCCAAAGAAGCGTTAGGCGATAAGTTTGATATTCGCGGCTTCCACGACACCATTTTGGGTGGTGGTGCTTTACCACTGCACATTCTGGAGCGTCGTGTTGACCAGTGGGTTGAGAAGCAGAAACAAGCCTAG